From a single Endozoicomonas euniceicola genomic region:
- a CDS encoding TerD family protein, which yields MAVSLSKGGNLSLDKAAPGIKNVLIGLGWDERATDGVEFDLDASVFLIKSDGKVRGDHDFIFYNQLKSQCGSVEHTGDNLTGGGEGDDESIKVDLSMVPTEIDKIAVTVTIHDAEANGLNFGQVANAFIRIVNEADNQEVCRYDLSEDYSIETAMIFGELYRHGGEWKFRAVGQGYEGGLKAMALNYGVNIG from the coding sequence ATGGCTGTATCTCTTTCAAAAGGTGGCAACCTGTCTCTGGATAAAGCAGCTCCGGGGATTAAAAATGTTTTGATCGGTCTTGGTTGGGATGAGCGTGCAACCGATGGTGTAGAGTTTGATCTGGATGCCAGCGTATTTCTGATTAAATCAGATGGGAAAGTGCGTGGTGACCATGACTTCATTTTTTACAACCAGCTGAAATCTCAGTGTGGCTCTGTAGAGCACACTGGTGATAACTTAACCGGTGGAGGTGAAGGTGATGACGAGTCTATAAAAGTAGATTTATCTATGGTACCCACCGAAATTGATAAAATTGCAGTGACTGTAACCATTCATGACGCTGAGGCAAATGGTCTCAATTTTGGCCAAGTAGCCAACGCTTTCATTCGGATTGTCAATGAAGCTGACAACCAGGAAGTTTGTCGCTACGACCTGTCTGAAGATTACAGTATTGAAACTGCGATGATCTTCGGTGAACTATACCGCCACGGTGGTGAGTGGAAGTTCCGTGCTGTTGGTCAGGGTTATGAAGGTGGCCTGAAAGCCATGGCTCTGAACTATGGCGTTAACATTGGTTAA
- a CDS encoding TerD family protein codes for MAISLQKGQRISLEKDNGSSLQKMCIGVNWGAIEKRGFFGRKKMEAVDLDASVGIFADNGQLLDVVYFGQLKSKCGSIVHSGDDLTGDMDGDDGLDNEVIQIDLNRLSPRASQLAFVLNSFRGHDFKDIPFARIRIYEGSPEYVSQEFARFDIANDAAFGGSVSMIMGKMYKHNGQWKFNSIGQPTRDAKLEQTLTTFARECA; via the coding sequence ATGGCTATCAGCTTGCAAAAAGGACAACGCATCTCTCTTGAGAAAGATAATGGTTCTTCATTGCAAAAAATGTGTATTGGGGTTAACTGGGGAGCTATCGAGAAGAGAGGTTTTTTTGGACGCAAAAAAATGGAAGCTGTTGACCTCGACGCTTCTGTTGGTATATTTGCCGACAATGGTCAGCTTCTTGATGTTGTGTATTTTGGACAACTTAAGTCAAAATGCGGAAGTATTGTACACTCTGGCGATGATTTGACCGGTGATATGGATGGGGATGATGGCTTGGATAACGAAGTTATCCAAATTGATCTGAACAGGCTGTCGCCTCGGGCGAGTCAGCTGGCCTTTGTTTTGAATAGCTTCCGTGGGCATGATTTTAAGGATATTCCTTTTGCCCGAATCCGAATTTATGAAGGCTCACCAGAATATGTAAGCCAAGAGTTCGCACGATTTGATATTGCAAACGATGCAGCTTTCGGTGGCTCTGTGTCTATGATCATGGGTAAAATGTATAAGCATAACGGTCAGTGGAAATTTAACTCCATTGGTCAGCCAACCCGTGATGCAAAGCTTGAGCAGACGCTTACTACGTTCGCTCGTGAATGCGCTTAA
- a CDS encoding TerD family protein has protein sequence MTIQLTPGANAPLPTAEISVSVKTGKAADVSAFRLYAGGKTKKDSDFVFYGQKINDDSTVKLVSQGLDTVFNVDLVRMKNDVQRLAFSATVDTGTISNLGTVSISVAQGVNILVQAEVPMAGRTESALILGELYRRNNEWKFRFVSQGFNGGLAPLAEHFGVDIASDNSHSTPSPSSSSAKSISLSKITLTKSNPTISLEKRDSSYGMMKVNLNWNQKSTGGGLFSFFKSNAIDLDLGAFVKLKNGNKHVIQALGEGFGSYTYEPFVELQGDDRTGAVSDGEWLHINGSKWAEIDEVLIFTFIYEGVPNWAETDGVVTLHMPNQPPVETKLTEGNNQGMCAIARLVNVSGVLKVERINQYFKGHSCMDEAFGWGFRWVRGSK, from the coding sequence ATGACTATCCAGCTGACACCAGGGGCCAATGCGCCGCTTCCTACCGCTGAAATATCGGTATCAGTCAAGACAGGCAAGGCAGCGGATGTCTCAGCTTTTCGACTGTACGCCGGGGGTAAAACAAAAAAAGACTCAGATTTCGTTTTTTACGGCCAGAAGATCAATGATGACAGTACTGTAAAGCTGGTTAGTCAGGGACTGGATACAGTTTTTAATGTTGACTTAGTCCGCATGAAAAATGATGTACAGCGCCTGGCTTTCTCAGCAACAGTTGATACTGGCACTATCTCGAATTTGGGTACTGTTAGTATCAGTGTTGCACAGGGTGTCAATATATTGGTACAAGCTGAAGTACCAATGGCTGGTCGGACTGAATCAGCACTGATTCTCGGTGAATTATACCGCCGAAATAATGAGTGGAAGTTCAGGTTTGTCTCTCAAGGATTCAATGGTGGTTTGGCACCTTTAGCTGAACACTTTGGTGTTGATATTGCCAGTGACAACAGCCATTCAACCCCGTCACCGTCTTCCTCAAGTGCAAAGTCCATCAGTCTGAGCAAGATTACCCTGACAAAGTCGAACCCGACAATCAGCCTGGAAAAGCGTGACAGCTCTTACGGAATGATGAAAGTTAACCTGAACTGGAATCAGAAAAGCACAGGGGGTGGACTCTTTAGTTTCTTTAAGAGCAATGCTATTGATCTTGATCTTGGTGCTTTTGTCAAACTCAAAAATGGCAACAAGCATGTTATCCAGGCTTTAGGTGAAGGCTTTGGTAGCTACACCTATGAGCCATTTGTTGAACTTCAGGGCGACGACCGCACTGGGGCTGTTTCAGATGGTGAATGGCTTCATATCAATGGCAGCAAGTGGGCTGAAATAGACGAGGTATTAATTTTTACCTTTATTTATGAAGGAGTACCCAATTGGGCAGAAACCGATGGTGTCGTTACCCTGCATATGCCCAATCAACCACCGGTAGAGACTAAACTGACTGAAGGCAATAACCAGGGAATGTGCGCTATTGCACGGCTGGTTAATGTCAGCGGTGTGCTTAAGGTTGAGCGTATTAACCAATACTTCAAAGGTCATAGCTGCATGGATGAGGCTTTTGGCTGGGGATTCCGCTGGGTCAGAGGCAGTAAGTAA